A window from Rana temporaria chromosome 8, aRanTem1.1, whole genome shotgun sequence encodes these proteins:
- the LOC120909946 gene encoding gastrula zinc finger protein XlCGF17.1-like, with amino-acid sequence MGFPGSWDDTYPCSECGKRFTQRAELISHQRSHSVEKPYPCPDCGKCFAHNFILRRHQKSHSSDRPFSCSECGKGFIQKSALARHQRTHSGEKPYSCSECGKCFAQKSSLITHEKFHTGEESYSCSECGKCFSQRRYLIIHERVHTGERPFSCSECGKCFRQKSVLDAHERIHREEKPFSCSECGKCFTQIGHLILHQRSHTGERPYSCSECGKSFSSRALLITHQRIHTGEKPYSCSECGKSFTGRSNLATHQKIHTGHRPYSCSECGRGFTNKSGLVKHHQVHTGIQPFSCSECGKQFSKKLSLISHLSSHREPESECGLE; translated from the coding sequence ATGGGGTTTCCTGGTAGCTGGGATGACACATACCCGTGTTCTGAGTGTGGCAAGCGCTTTACCCAAAGAGCGGAACTAATCTCACACCAGAGGAGTCACAGCGTGGAGAAGCCATACCCATGTCCTGACTGCGGGAAGTGCTTCGCTCATAACTTTATCCTTCGCAGACATCAAAAGAGCCACAGCAGCGATCGGCCTTTTTCTTGCTCAGAATGCGGAAAAGGTTTCATCCAGAAATCGGCCCTTGCCAGGCATCAGAGGACTCactcgggggagaagccgtattcctgctccGAGTGTGGAAAATGCTTTGCCCAAAAATCTTCTCTCATCACCCACGAGAAATTTCACACGGGAGAGGAGTCGTATTCATGCTCggaatgtgggaaatgtttctctCAGAGACGATATCTGATCATTCACGAAAGAGttcacacgggcgagcgtcctttttcctgttcagagtgcgggaaatgtttcaggcAGAAGTCGGTTCTTGACGCCCATGAGCGAATTCACAGGGaggagaagccattttcctgctCCGAGTGCGGCAAGTGTTTTACACAGATTGGACATCTTATTTTACACCAGAGGTCCCACACGGGAGAAAGGCCTTATTCGTGTTCAGAATGTGGGAAAAGCTTTTCCTCGAGGGCTCTTCTCATCACGCACCAGAGAATCCACACCGGAGAGAAgccctattcatgttcagagtgtgggaaatcttttACGGGAAGGTCCAACCTTGCCACTCATCAAAAAATCCACACGGGCCATCGCCCCTACTCTTGCTCTGAATGCGGAAGGGGCTTTACCAACAAGTCCGGTTTGGTTAAACATCATCAGGTCCACACTGGGATTCAACCATTTTCATGTTCTGAATGTGGGAAACAGTTTTCGAAAAAACTTTCCCTTATCTCGCATCTCAGTTCCCACAGAGAACCGGAATCAGAATGTGGTCTGGAGTAG